The following is a genomic window from Rutidosis leptorrhynchoides isolate AG116_Rl617_1_P2 chromosome 8, CSIRO_AGI_Rlap_v1, whole genome shotgun sequence.
gctgagaatacatgcactttattttaaacgcaatggatacaagtacatacttaattatacactgagtttgaaccgaaaatcccttagatttggtaactagtaactaccggttataagaactggtgggcgcgagtagttatatatggatccatagggcttgacatccccatctgttccaggtatagaaaccctagcctgaactataaaacagacgtatgctatttgagtttagtacacgttggattgcgtttattgtacatgttggttgcatgtatgttaaaacaggggtacttattatatagacgttaaagtttagttaccagggtgctcaatcttgtagaatattttgataaacgtttctagatgaaacaactgaaaacttgtgatccaccttattatacagattatgcgaaacactaaaactatgaactcaccaacctttgtgttgacacttgttagcatgttttttctcaggttccctagaagttttccgctgtttgcttatatgttagacaagctatgtgcatggagtcttacatggcatatttatcaaggaaacgttgcattcaccaaatcatcaccatgtatcttattttgactgcattgtcaacggaattactattgtaaactattatttacggtgattttctatatgtaaaaataatcagatgtcgaaaacctttgatttaaacattcatttatggtgtgccttttcaaaagaatgcaatgtttacaaaacgtatcatatagaggtcaaatacctcgcaatgaaatcgatgaatgacgtgttcgtccatatggatttggagcgatcgtcacattcggtattagagagaattaacaagatttacattccacatcttctagaactcagttacaatgcaatgactatctaattaggactacttaggttccttatatagctctcttctaaagaaccatcaattaagcttatttcacattaacactatacaacttcaggGTCCTAACACATGCTTCTTTCGAGTCTCATATTAAGCTTGCTTTCATAATTTAAGATATCTCAAGAAGTGTCATGGTTATGGTGTtcacatttaaaaaaaaaagtgatcTCAGTCTGAAAGCATTTTTTGATGCTGATTGGGGAAAATGTTTGTCATCTAAGAGATCTGTAACTGGGTTTTGCGTGTTTTTTTGGTTCTTCTCTTGTTTCTTGAAAAAAAGAAACAACCAACTGTATCTAGGTCCTCAACAGAGTCTGAATATAGGGTTGTGGCTGTTGTGACTTGTGAAATCATGTGAATCCTTACATTTTTAAAAGAACTGGGCATAAATAATCTTGCACATGTTGTTCATTGTGACAACAAGCCTGCAACTAAGATTGCAACTAGGGGTGTTCACGGTCCGGTTTGGTCCGATTTCGACTAAATCTCAAACCAAACCGGCATTCACGGTTTCAACATATATGTAACCAAACCAGACCAAGAAAGTTGTCTTACTGCCTGGTTTGGTCCAGTTTGGCCCGATCCGGTTTAACCGGTTTGACGGTTTCGAGTTTTTTTTAGTCTTTTATTTTCATATAAGATATAGTATAAATTAATGAAAATAAACAAATGAAAATTGAATTCTTAAGTCTACTTTgagaaaattaggaaaaatatgCTTTTGAATGTTGGAAATCACTCGGTTTGTGTCAAGAAAGAAAATAAGAAATATCAAGTGTAGGAATTAGTTAAAATCAGTGTATGTAGATGCTGTTTTAAATGCCTTATAGCTATAATGTAAACTTGCATGCATGGTGGCTATTCGGGTATTACTAGTCCATTGGAAAGTTGCATAATTATAGAGCTATAATCAAGTAAATGTAACATACACTGTAATACttgaatatatttcatatagtAATAAGTAATACAGTGTAGTAGCagtaatacatacatacatatacatacttgTAACATATAAGATATATTATTAATCAATGAAACTTACTTTCTTGCTTTATGAAAAAAATCTATCATATATATTATTGTTGTttatatacatataacaatatatgATATTGTTCAATAGTCCGGTCCGGTCCGGTTTAACCGTCGGTGGCCTATCAAAACTGTAAACCGGACCGAGTTTCGCGGTTTGAAGTTCCTAAAACCGGCGACCGGACCGCTAATATCTAAAACTGGACCGAACCAATAAATCGGTCTGGTCCGACCGATTTTTGCGGTTTGACGGTTTTGTGAACACCCTGATTGCAACTAGCCCATTCTTCAAAGAACTAAGCATTTAGAAATTAATATACATTTTATTAGAGAAAGGATTACCGCGGGAACAATCAAACTTGTAAAATTGATTCTGATTTGAATCCACATGACATATTTACAAAGGGGTTGCGTAAATCTCAACATGACTTGTTTTGTAGAAAGTTAAATATAATTGACTTCTTCAAAATACATATTGAAAGGGAATGTTAAAAATAAGAATGTTTATTTTGCAATCCATATTTTGTGTTTGATGTTGTGCATGTCTAGTTGATCATGGATGGTGATGTAATTGTATTGAAGAGTCATTACGTTTGTAAGGTTAAGACTCTTTGCGGATCAGATGTCGTCTAGTCATAATCGACATACCTCGTATGGAGGTTGGTCTAGATGACACACAATTAAGAAGGACCAGTTTTGACCATATTGGAAGTTTAAGGGTCTTGATTGTATTTTTTGGTGTCATTCTATATGACTAACATTGTACCCTTTGAGCACCATTTATATCAGCTAAAAATGAAACAGTGAGGATAAATAGATTTCACTTGGATATTTAGGACCCCACATACAAACAATGTAGTTAGTTAGACAAACAAAAGAATCATAAGACATACATAGAAACAACAAGGATAACTTTTTTGTgcaatttttatattatataaaattctACCTGGGTTCTTTGTATATAGGGGCCACAAGAAACAAGAGGCTATTGACAAACAAAAGAATGGTTTTTACCTCCCAACATATCATTTTTTTACAGCAATATCAAATACACAACTTTTTAACTGTTCACGCAATTTTTGTTttgtttataatactaatactaatactaatactaatactaatactaaaaatcatCCAAGTTACAACGTTATATTTAGAGTACAAAGTCTGGGTTAGTTCTTAGTTGGAGCTTGAGTGACATACTGACATCATCATTTACGTTGTGATGTTCCCTGTCATGCGAACCAACGACAAACAGTGATCACAAATGATGATAAATATTTTTTATCATATAATAACAAATCCACTCTTATGAATCCAGCAATAAATAGTTGGGGACCAAATACCCGAACAAAAACAATTGCTAAATATAGTTCTGGAATGGTCAAATTACTGTGCGCATTTCAAAATTttgaacaatatcaaacatatcaAATATTCAAATTGATTCATGATTTCAAGCGACGAGTCAGCATATTCATCGATGCAGGATACAAGACATAATGAGCACAATGTTCATAAATCAAAAGTGGTTGACATCCAACTTTTACACAAATATAAATCATAAGCACTGTCCAAAACCATTTGTTCTACTCAAATGTACGTAAACGCACACATGTATACAAATGTAGATATATATGTTAGTGTATAAACAATCTGAATTGTTGCAAGGGTATGCAAGCACAACAGGCACTCAACACTAGATAAATGAAGGCACAAAACACTATCGAAACTATAGTGAAAGTAACTGCTGATTGGAGAGTTAAATCGTACTCCATTCATAAGGCACATGAGAAATCTTAAACTGCTTATTTTAAACGCCTAATCTCACCATCCTTCTAAAAACATTAAAACCGGGTAAGCATAAGTACTATTCGCATCAAAATACTTAAAAAATGTGCTTATCAGTAACCTGGTACAGATAAACAGAATCCAAACACAACGTATCTATTTCAACGAACACGATTAACTTACATAAAGATCAAACCGAGGCTGTTAATATATCAACGAGCAATCAATTCCACCAACTAACAAGGTAAGCTAAAATAGATAATAGCTAACGAAGTTAACTTCAATCAACAGAACTGTACATAGataaaataatttaaaaagaaaggtAACTTCATTTAAAATCAAATTAACTAGTTTAACAATAATTAAGCTAGTTCAATAAACCTAATCACTAGTTGAGATTGAGATACCTCAATAAACATAACACAACAATACGATTCAAGACCCATTTTTTGCCTAAAATTTTTAAAATGAGATAAAAAACTTTAATTaaacataaataacatatattaataatacaatcaGATTTTTTtagcgaatatatatatatatatatatatatatatatatatatatatatatatatatatataagtaaaatgTTCAAAGAACCGGTGGTACAACATTGCAGATCATGCAGATCTGTAGTGAGATTACAACATTGACACTCGCTTTGTGCGTCCTATACTACCTAGACGACAAATTGAAAGCAGAGCGAGCCGAGTTGTAATTGTGAAATGAAAATACAGACAAGTAACAACCACCGAACAAAAAcctaaaataaacatatataaactCGATCCCGAATCCAATCCCAAGTCTGTTACTCCTCGAGAACCGCATAACCAAAACGTTCACCGGGCAATCCGAGAACACCTAACCGAGGCCTGCAAACCAAGAAAAAATCTCGTGTCCGAAAAACCCAAACAGGTTCATCGAGTAAGTACCAATTACCGTTCGGGCAGACAATACGACCCCGAGAGAAACCCCAACAAACGTTCGTTTTCCGATGTCAACCAAGTCAACAACACCGGCAACATGGAAGATTCAGGTTTATTATGTCAAACTCTTAAAACATTATCTAGATATCCTCAAATAAAGTATGTGCGAACAACAAAGATGTCAATGTAATTGCATACGAAGATTCAGGTTTATTGTGTTGAAAGATGATAGTACATGATAACTGACCCAAACTAGATGGATTGCTTGCAGTGAGGGAGTTATCAAATAAATACAATTCATTAAGATTGGACGAATTGCCAACACTAAAAGGAATATTATCAGAAATTTCACAAAACTTAAAAATCAAGAACTTGAAGTGTTTTAAGGTTTAATCCTAATATATCAAGGGCATTAAATTTGATCGAAGATTTACCACTGTATAAGCCTATATATGGAATAGAAGTTGCATATAGAGAGATATAGAGAGATCTAAAGTGTTGTCGTCCATAGATAACAAAGAGTCAAAGACTATAAGTTATGTGAGTTTGcccatttttaaaaaaatattttaaattgTCAACGTGATTTTAGTTTTAACTGAAGTGTGAGATGACGTGATATTAATAAATTTCATATAGATTTCAAGTGTATTCTCTGCATTAATCCCAATTTATTTATTTCTATGTACTCCGTAACATATAAGATATATTATTACTCCGTCGTACCAAACATAAATCCCAATTTATTTTTAGTATGCTTAAGTAATCAAGTAATGATTTTTTTCATTGTGGAAGGACAATTCAATCTAAAAGGAACAGTAACTATACATGAGTAGTATTGACTTTGTGATATAGTatgttactagtgaaatgacccgtgaaactacgagtttgtttaaacgaaacagtttaacgatatgttttaggtattaagtgaacgtaaatgctaaattcatttagtttaatgacccgtgaaacaacatagtccgactaagaaactcgccaGCTGAACAttgcatcaaacacctaaaatgcatattaaacaatacacatccaatcataagagataatattggttatcattttatttaaaagtgtaaattaaaatataaatttagaattctgtctagcttttataccttctcgtaattagttcaaaataattaattaaaataattcaaaattatttaattttaataattaaaataattattaataagatttaataataataataattaattaataagatttaattttaatttaaaattatttagattaatgacatcacccaccatgtctagatttttttcttttattttttgaattttttttaacaaataaattggcctaataatgacatcatcattatagggatttaatagaaactatagaagaTTTCAATttatttatagttataattataagacCATAGATAATGGTGACTGTGACGTGAAGTGGTAGAGTTGCACTTTTTGGAGAAAAACTGTGACTGAGCCATGACATTTTGGGGGGGAGTTGTAATGGGGGGCTTTTGTCTTGGTAAGCCTGTGACGTGgcatttcctttttcttttttttattgtttttaaattattttttattttgtttaatacaaaatataaaattaattagacaaaagtacattaattatttaaaaaaaaaacattataattaaaaaaaaatacacccaaaaaaaaaaaaaaaaaaaaaaaaacattacagtaCATTATTAAAAAAAAACACTAGTTATGCATCGAGCGAAAGTTTGGCGGGAGGTTCCAAATATGAGCCGTTAAATCTTCACGAAGTTGATCGTGCACGTCTCGATCGCGAATCTCTTTCTCTCGTGATCGACGATCTTTGACCCTTCTCCGAATATTGCGACGAGGCCGGTTTTCGGGTTTATCTAACCATTCTTGTTCCCAAGTACTTAACGCAAACCCGTTATCTTCTTGTATCATGTTGTGCATAACAATACAACTATACATTATCCTTCTCATCTTATTAACACTCATAACTCGTGCCGGTGTTTTTAAAATCGCAAACCGACCTTGTAAAACACCAAATGTACGCTCAACATCCTTTTTAGCACTCGCTTGAAATTTAGTAAATTTTTTTCTAGGCTCTTCAATAGGAGTCGTATACCCCTTTATTAGTGTTGTCCAATCGGGATATATCCCGTCCGCCAAGTAGTAACCAAAGGGATACTGGTTTCCGTTTACTTCAAACGGTGAAGGTGCGGCTCTATCCATACGAAGGGAATCAAACAACGGAGAATGATTTAACACATTAATGTCATTGTTTGAACCCGCCATCCCAAAAAACGCATGCCATATCCACATATTGTATGAAGCAACCGCTTCAAGCATGATCGTCGGGTGACCGTGATCACCTCTCGTATATTGACCTTTCTATGCAACGGGACAATTTTTCCATGCCCAATGCATACAGTCAATACTACCCAACATTCCCTTGAAACCATGTTTCTCCTCGTGCGCCGAGTACAACCGAGCAATGTCAGTTGCATTAGGTTTCCTCAAATATTCCCGCCCATATAAGTCAATTATACACTTGCAAAAATTATTTAAAGTAACATAACCCGTTTTTTCCGCCATTTTAATATATTCATCAAATATATCCGCGGCCGTCCCATACGACAATTGCCGTAACGCGCAAGTTATTTTTTGAATAGTTGAGAAACCAAGACGTCCAAGTGCATCCGGACGTTGTTGGAAAAAAGTAAAATGATCGGGGGCATTAGGAGTATAAGAGTGTTGAAGAATACCGTCTTTGATACGGAGAAATAAAACTTTACGCATCCGAAAATGTCGTCTGGAAACGTCGGATTTTCACAAAAGTAATCGTTCCACAATAATTGACCCGCTGCTTCACGATCTCTATTTAAAAAACGTCGTGGTTGTCTTTGAAAACGAGTTCTTGGTTGGATTTCTTCCTCTTCTTCGGACGACGTTGAATCGAATAACAAATCGATACTTAACCAGTAGGCTATCTTAGTTTCCTGTAAAACACAAAGTAGAAAGAACACAAGATTGCATACCATACCTTCACATtggtagttgataatgctaaaaacgaacatatatttcatagcattattcctcaagaaagacaagcttttagttgcaattgttctatttacaagtgatattcgtttaaataataaaaggtgaagacaaaagacagattcgacgaattgaagacgcaaacgaccaaaaagctcaaaagtacaaaagacaatcaaaaaggttccaattattgataagaaacgtctcgaaatcacaagagtacaagattcaaaacgcaaagtacaagatattaaattgtacgcgaggacgttcgaaaatccggaaccgggactagagtcaactcttaacgctcgacgcaacggactaaaaattacaagttaactatgtatataaatataatataatatataattaattatattaattatatatatattatatatatatataataaaaaccgtcggcagcaagaaactccaagggtgtgagctgtaaatacctctccgcgactcgcggagttttaggggcattttgccgcgagtcgcggagccccaattttcaagtctggctataaagccaaccgaattctgatcaaaaaacatatcttttttctcttcctcttcatacgtaaatatatttatatttataatttatattttaattttaattataattctaataataagggtatgttagcgaatgttgtaagggtgtaagtcgaaattctgtccgtgtaacgctacgctatttttaatcattgtaagttatgttcaacctttttacattaatgtctcgtagctaagttattattatgcttatttaaaacgaagtaatcatgatgttgggctaattactaaaattgggtaattgggctttgtaccataattggggtttggacaaaagaacgacacttgtggaaactagactatgggctaataatgggctttatatttgtttaactaaatgaaagtttgttaatgttaatataaagatttacaattgggcgtccctataaattaccatataaactcgatcggacacgatgggcggggtatttatatgtacgaataatcgttcatttaaccggacacgggaatggattaatagccactagaataattaaaacaggggtgaaattacattcaagggtaattggtgtaattgttaacaaagtagtaaaaccttggtttacacgcagtcgataacctggtgtattcattaaacaaagtattaaaaccttgttacaattcgaatccccaattagttggaatatttatcttcgggtataataataatttgacaaggacacttgcaatttatatttatgactgatggactgttatggacaaaaaccagacggacatattgaataatccaggacaaaggacaattaacccatgggcataaaactaaaatcaacacgtcaaacatcatgattacggaagtttaaataagcataattcttttatttcatatttaattccctttattttatatttaattgcacttctaattatcgcacttttatttattttattttatcgcacttttaattatcttactttttaattatcgcaagtttattttatcgcacttttattattcgcaatttcattacgctttaatttaagtcttgtatttattttatattttacattaggttttaactgcgactaaagtcttaaaatcgacaaaccggtcattaaacggtaaaaacccccctttataataataatattacttatatatatatttgtatttttataaaagtaaactaatatagcgttgagctttgtttaaagatttccctgtggaacgaaccggacttactaaaaactacactactgtacgattaggtacactgcctataagtgttgtagcaaggtttaagtatatccattctataaataaataaatatcttgtgtaaaattgtatcgtatttaatagtttttcctagtaaaataataactattttatatacacctcgttcgacatcaagtatttttggcgccgctgccggggaactatcttaaaagccggaagcgcaacgctaataaaaaaaaaaaaaagatttttagttacttttattaaaaattcgcttttgtaaaaatacgttttaattattcaaaaatataaaaagaaaaacaaaaatatatgtatttttaagattttgtaaatat
Proteins encoded in this region:
- the LOC139863456 gene encoding protein ALP1-like, whose protein sequence is MLEAVASYNMWIWHAFFGMAGSNNDINVLNHSPLFDSLRMDRAAPSPFEVNGNQYPFGYYLADGIYPDWTTLIKGYTTPIEEPRKKFTKFQASAKKDVERTFGVLQGRFAILKTPARVMSVNKMRRIMYSCIVMHNMIQEDNGFALSTWEQEWLDKPENRPRRNIRRRVKDRRSREKEIRDRDVHDQLREDLTAHIWNLPPNFRSMHN